The Rhododendron vialii isolate Sample 1 chromosome 3a, ASM3025357v1 nucleotide sequence GAGAGTGGTCGGGGACTCGCCATAGATGGCTTTGAGCTTGGAGAGAGGGACAGCGGCGGTGTCGGGAGAAGAAGCTTCGTTGAAGAGTTGTTGCTTCCAGTCCCACATGGACTTCTTCATGGCCTTGTTGGTAACAAGGAGGGTATCTTTCTGGGACTCTAGGGCTTCGATGTCTCTCTGCTGCTTCACCGACCTCATGCTCAGCGCCACAAATGCACCCACCAACAGCACGTCGATCACCGTGTTGTTGTTTGAAGCTCTCGTCGCAGCACTCAACACTTTGCTTGCCCACTCCATTAATATTTTGTTGGTGTTCACTAATTTCTCCAGAAAATCTCACTAGTGGGACACCAATTTCTACTaactaaacaaaaatttatCATCAAGCACAATAATATTAAATGAGACTTCGCAACAAGTTCTATAATGTGTGTGCTTCCAATAGTTCATAAACATAAGCACAATGCTTTTAAAAGTTCCTAAAATGTACATAAACATAAGCACAATGCTTTCAAAAGTTCCTAAAAAGTTCATACAAAAGTTCCTAGAATAACTAAAGTGACCAAGCTAAAAAATCGTCAAAACATCAGGCCAAAGGGGGAGAAGCTTTTGAGGTACAATTATCGTACAACAAAAAACTGGCTCAATGAGAAGTTTGCTGACCTTGTCAGGTGCTGAAGGTGTTGTCAAGTGCAGCTGAACACTTCAGGCTAGTCACTTGTCACTTGTCACTTGTGGGCCTAGAATAATGCAAATGTCTGCATCAAGGTTTGTAATACCGTACTGGCcatggtaccggtaccggtcaaatactaggtaccgtttcggattta carries:
- the LOC131318545 gene encoding uncharacterized protein LOC131318545, giving the protein MEWASKVLSAATRASNNNTVIDVLLVGAFVALSMRSVKQQRDIEALESQKDTLLVTNKAMKKSMWDWKQQLFNEASSPDTAAVPLSKLKAIYGESPTTLHPTVEAEQGGGKSTVSKIVI